A genomic region of Pseudomonas abietaniphila contains the following coding sequences:
- a CDS encoding muconate cycloisomerase family protein: protein MTAITIERFDTQIVDLPTIRPHKLAMHTLHGQTLVILRIQSSDGIVGVGEATTIGGLAYAGESPESIKINLDTWFAPLLIGQDATNLNAAMQRVDRAIRGNTFARSAVETALLDAQGKRLGLPVAEVLGGRVRDGVEVAWTLASGDTSRDIEEAERMLDLRRHRHFKLKIGAGEPARDIAHVAAIKRALGDRASVRVDINQAWSEAVAVRACRLLADAGVELIEQPLSRHDRPGMARLSGHSHIPLMADEAIESVQDSFALAQMGAASIFALKIAKTGGPRAVLRTAAIAEAAGIGLYGGTMLEGSVGTLAAAHAFATLDKLEWHTELFGPLLLTEDILIEPPVYRDFQLMIPRTPGLGIELDEQRLSRFARR, encoded by the coding sequence ATGACCGCCATCACCATCGAACGCTTCGATACCCAAATCGTTGACCTGCCCACTATCCGCCCGCACAAGTTGGCCATGCATACCCTGCACGGCCAGACACTGGTCATCCTGCGTATTCAAAGCAGCGACGGCATCGTTGGCGTCGGGGAGGCCACCACCATTGGAGGCCTGGCCTATGCCGGCGAGAGCCCGGAAAGCATCAAGATCAACCTCGACACATGGTTTGCGCCGCTGTTGATCGGGCAGGATGCGACCAACCTCAATGCCGCCATGCAGCGGGTCGACCGCGCCATCCGAGGCAATACCTTTGCGCGCTCGGCGGTTGAAACAGCGCTGCTCGATGCTCAGGGCAAACGGCTCGGGCTGCCGGTGGCCGAAGTGCTCGGCGGCCGGGTACGTGATGGGGTAGAGGTGGCGTGGACGCTGGCCAGCGGTGACACGTCCCGTGACATCGAAGAGGCCGAGCGCATGTTGGACCTGCGCCGTCATCGTCATTTCAAATTGAAGATCGGTGCCGGTGAGCCTGCACGCGATATCGCCCATGTCGCGGCCATCAAACGGGCGCTGGGCGATCGCGCCAGTGTCCGGGTCGATATCAACCAGGCCTGGAGTGAAGCCGTTGCCGTGCGCGCCTGTCGGCTGCTCGCCGATGCGGGTGTCGAGCTCATCGAACAGCCTTTGTCCCGCCATGATCGGCCGGGCATGGCTCGCCTCAGTGGCCACAGTCATATTCCGTTGATGGCCGATGAAGCGATCGAGTCTGTTCAGGACAGCTTTGCCTTGGCACAGATGGGCGCCGCCTCGATCTTTGCCTTGAAAATTGCCAAGACGGGCGGTCCTCGTGCTGTGTTGCGCACGGCCGCCATTGCCGAAGCGGCCGGAATCGGCCTTTACGGCGGGACTATGCTTGAGGGAAGCGTGGGCACACTGGCGGCTGCTCATGCGTTTGCAACGCTGGATAAGCTGGAGTGGCACACCGAACTCTTCGGGCCACTGCTGTTGACCGAAGACATCCTGATTGAGCCCCCGGTCTATCGAGACTTTCAGTTGATGATCCCCCGTACTCCCGGGTTGGGCATCGAGCTGGATGAACAACGTCTTTCGCGCTTTGCGCGCCGGTGA
- a CDS encoding LysR family transcriptional regulator, with translation MELRHLRYFRVLAQTLNFTRAAEQLNIAQPPLSRQIQQLEDELGVALLERSRPLRLTEAGRFFHEHSSQLLEQLARIGDDTRRVAAGEKRWLGIGFAPSTLYGALPELIRQLRGLGDIELGLSELITLQQIEALKSGRIDIGFGRMLFDDPTITQEILRQDPLVAALPAGHPLLSGPATLEQLAAEPFVLYPGTPRPSYADHVLGIFAAQGLRIRVAQTVNELQTAIGLVAAGIGITLVPASVQRLHRDDIGYTPLSDSSATSPIVVSYRAADVSPVLQQCLGLLSRR, from the coding sequence GTGGAGCTTCGCCATTTGCGTTATTTCCGGGTGCTCGCGCAGACCCTGAACTTCACACGCGCCGCCGAACAACTGAACATTGCCCAGCCACCGCTGAGTCGCCAGATCCAGCAACTGGAGGATGAGCTTGGCGTGGCGTTGCTCGAGCGGTCCAGGCCATTGAGGCTGACCGAAGCAGGTCGGTTCTTTCATGAACACTCCAGCCAGCTACTCGAACAGCTGGCCCGGATCGGGGACGACACTCGACGCGTCGCGGCCGGCGAGAAACGCTGGCTGGGCATCGGTTTTGCGCCCTCGACGCTATACGGCGCGCTTCCCGAACTGATTCGACAGCTCAGAGGCCTGGGCGACATCGAATTAGGCTTGTCAGAATTGATCACGCTGCAACAGATCGAGGCCCTGAAAAGTGGCCGTATCGACATCGGCTTCGGCAGGATGCTGTTCGACGATCCCACCATCACTCAGGAGATCCTGCGCCAGGATCCACTGGTGGCGGCCCTTCCGGCCGGCCACCCGTTATTGTCGGGTCCCGCCACACTGGAACAGCTCGCGGCGGAACCCTTCGTGCTCTACCCCGGGACGCCGCGTCCCAGCTACGCCGATCATGTACTGGGCATTTTCGCCGCCCAGGGCTTGCGGATCCGCGTGGCTCAGACCGTGAATGAACTGCAGACCGCCATCGGTCTGGTCGCGGCAGGCATTGGCATCACGCTGGTGCCGGCCTCGGTGCAGAGGCTCCACCGCGATGACATCGGCTACACGCCGTTATCGGACAGCAGCGCCACCTCCCCCATCGTGGTGAGTTACCGCGCCGCGGACGTTTCGCCGGTGCTGCAACAATGCCTGGGGCTGCTGTCCAGGCGATAA
- a CDS encoding oxidoreductase: MTTLQQPIASPFDAASTAAEVMAGVDLSGQFAIVTGGYSGLGLLTSKYLAGAGAQVIVPARDIERAQAALAGVKNVMVKPMDLARPDSIEAFCADVVGQGHPISLLINCAGVMASPLMRDAAGHESQFATNHLGHFRLTCGLWPALRASGNARVLAVSSRGHQIAGIDFDDIDFNRRAYDKWIAYGQSKTANALFAVALDRRGRDQGVRAFSLHPGQILTDLGRHLSSEEIAAFDVLDENGQQKIAPEKGLKTLEQGASTGLWCATSPALNGHGGVYCEDCNIASLNSAEIGRKGVAQWAVDPEDAERLWLLSEQWTGMSI, from the coding sequence ATGACAACGCTTCAGCAGCCGATTGCTTCACCGTTCGATGCGGCCAGTACCGCCGCCGAAGTGATGGCGGGCGTGGACCTGTCAGGGCAGTTCGCCATTGTCACCGGTGGTTACTCGGGTCTGGGCCTGCTCACGTCAAAATATCTGGCCGGCGCAGGCGCTCAGGTCATCGTGCCCGCCCGGGACATTGAGCGCGCCCAGGCGGCTCTGGCAGGTGTCAAGAATGTCATGGTCAAACCTATGGACCTTGCCCGGCCCGACTCCATCGAGGCCTTCTGCGCAGACGTGGTCGGGCAGGGTCACCCCATTTCACTGTTGATCAATTGCGCGGGCGTCATGGCGTCGCCACTCATGCGTGACGCTGCCGGACATGAAAGCCAGTTTGCGACCAATCACCTCGGGCACTTTCGACTCACGTGTGGACTGTGGCCAGCGTTGCGGGCTTCCGGCAACGCGCGCGTGCTCGCCGTGTCGTCGCGGGGTCACCAGATCGCGGGGATCGACTTCGACGACATCGATTTTAACCGTCGCGCCTACGACAAATGGATAGCCTATGGCCAGTCGAAAACCGCCAACGCCCTGTTTGCCGTGGCACTCGACCGGCGTGGCCGCGATCAGGGCGTTCGTGCGTTTTCGCTGCATCCCGGCCAGATCCTGACGGACCTGGGGCGTCACCTGAGCAGCGAAGAGATAGCCGCGTTCGACGTGCTGGACGAAAACGGCCAGCAGAAAATAGCGCCTGAAAAAGGACTCAAGACCCTTGAGCAAGGCGCATCGACCGGCTTGTGGTGTGCGACCAGCCCCGCCTTGAACGGCCACGGCGGTGTGTATTGCGAAGACTGCAACATCGCCTCGCTCAACAGCGCGGAAATCGGCCGCAAGGGCGTAGCGCAGTGGGCCGTTGACCCTGAGGACGCTGAACGGCTTTGGCTTCTGTCGGAGCAGTGGACGGGCATGAGCATCTGA
- a CDS encoding AraC family transcriptional regulator, with amino-acid sequence MKRSSMSSGASDCSLRCLDEPAQIIRIFIVIIQNPSSDPLSDVLALAGLRAACSVRLRAGGQWALRFQPIELKFNVVRRGECWLCMDRLPPRHLSAGDCFVVSRTPFVLASAPEIPAVNASDVFAQSGSSAIYGVGDDVELLGGSVSLISPGAAELLDLLPPAIVIHAKSGGASSFAWLLDELDREWQSTQAGAYAMCNDLLRLIFVHALRHHITTADIADLAWLGGLRDPVIARVMRAVHGAPEKPWRLAEMAEIASMSRSSFAAQFKTRVGQSPVEYATCWRMKVAASRLSHGGTSVAAVAASLGYLSDAAFGVAFRRVHGISPGQYRRAFPPSASAQAR; translated from the coding sequence ATGAAAAGATCCTCGATGAGTAGTGGAGCGAGTGATTGTTCGCTAAGGTGTCTGGACGAACCAGCTCAAATAATCCGGATTTTTATCGTGATCATCCAGAACCCTTCTTCTGATCCTCTGTCCGACGTGCTGGCCCTGGCTGGACTGAGGGCCGCTTGCTCGGTGCGTCTGCGAGCGGGTGGCCAGTGGGCGCTGCGCTTCCAGCCCATTGAATTGAAATTCAACGTGGTGCGACGGGGTGAATGTTGGCTTTGCATGGACCGTCTGCCGCCGCGTCATCTGAGCGCAGGCGACTGTTTTGTGGTTTCCCGCACCCCGTTTGTCCTGGCCAGCGCGCCGGAGATACCCGCCGTCAACGCATCGGACGTCTTCGCCCAGTCAGGCTCATCGGCAATCTACGGGGTGGGTGATGATGTAGAACTGCTCGGCGGCAGTGTCTCGCTGATCAGCCCGGGGGCCGCGGAGCTGCTTGATCTATTACCCCCCGCCATCGTGATTCACGCGAAGTCCGGCGGCGCATCATCGTTTGCCTGGTTGCTGGATGAACTGGACCGGGAATGGCAGTCGACGCAAGCGGGCGCTTACGCGATGTGCAATGACCTGCTGCGGCTTATCTTCGTTCACGCGCTGCGCCACCACATCACCACGGCCGACATCGCCGATCTGGCCTGGCTGGGAGGATTACGAGACCCTGTCATCGCCCGTGTGATGCGTGCCGTTCACGGCGCGCCGGAAAAACCGTGGAGACTGGCAGAAATGGCAGAGATCGCCAGCATGTCGCGCTCCAGCTTTGCTGCGCAGTTCAAAACTCGCGTGGGACAGTCGCCTGTCGAGTACGCGACGTGCTGGCGAATGAAAGTGGCTGCGTCTCGGCTGTCGCACGGTGGAACCAGCGTTGCGGCGGTTGCAGCCTCGCTGGGCTATCTGTCCGATGCCGCCTTTGGGGTCGCCTTTCGAAGGGTTCACGGGATCTCGCCAGGCCAGTATCGCCGCGCGTTCCCACCGTCAGCGAGTGCGCAAGCGCGCTGA
- a CDS encoding AraC family transcriptional regulator translates to MAFMSPKLNGNSPDVFQLETSDTSGYAVDWHAHDCHMLLLPRRGGLFLSTESSPKTHVACQSFFLVPAEFAHATQATPGREEHQTLYVDPSYLHHQAPLYGHSSFSRKVARPGIWQGTDALDSILRLHDQLQSTTTAQDFQRQLPHLNHLLFQECARVIACQQASPQFNEGQQNALLVRDIQRYVREHLEAELNIESIAHEFHLSRRHLTRIFKAQTGETLLDFANRSRVEKASALISTTSRSILEVCLAVGLDSPSYLARLFKRYLGVTPSELRKRH, encoded by the coding sequence ATGGCTTTCATGTCACCCAAGCTCAATGGTAACTCGCCCGATGTGTTCCAGCTGGAAACCAGCGACACGAGCGGTTATGCCGTGGATTGGCATGCACACGACTGCCACATGCTGCTGTTACCGCGCCGTGGCGGGTTGTTCCTGTCGACAGAAAGCAGCCCGAAGACTCACGTAGCGTGCCAGTCGTTTTTCCTTGTCCCTGCGGAGTTTGCTCACGCCACTCAGGCGACTCCCGGTCGAGAAGAGCACCAGACCCTGTATGTCGACCCCTCTTACCTGCACCATCAGGCGCCGTTGTATGGTCACAGCAGCTTCTCCCGAAAGGTCGCGCGTCCCGGTATCTGGCAAGGGACCGACGCACTGGACAGCATCCTTCGCCTGCACGATCAATTGCAAAGCACGACGACTGCACAAGACTTCCAGCGTCAGTTGCCCCATCTCAACCATCTGCTTTTTCAGGAGTGTGCTCGGGTCATCGCATGCCAGCAGGCGTCGCCGCAATTCAACGAAGGCCAGCAGAACGCATTATTGGTGCGCGACATTCAGCGGTACGTTCGGGAACACCTGGAAGCGGAATTGAATATCGAATCCATTGCCCATGAATTTCACCTGTCACGGCGTCATCTGACTCGCATTTTCAAGGCTCAAACAGGCGAAACCCTGCTGGATTTTGCCAATCGCAGTCGTGTTGAAAAAGCGTCTGCGCTTATTTCGACCACGTCGCGGTCCATTCTAGAAGTCTGCCTTGCGGTGGGTCTGGACTCACCCTCCTACCTCGCCCGCCTGTTCAAACGCTATCTGGGCGTGACGCCGAGCGAGTTGCGCAAGCGTCACTGA
- a CDS encoding AraC family transcriptional regulator, translating into MNEVCVVDAAKPSAVSEKTAPAFIDAAGIGAEQILNIAHLCMRLLQSGHGQARLSYWQERTAKELMMAHLGSAIQISAIAKECALSRSHFSRAFKNSTGHTPSAWLLLARLTRAKELLTQTDWAISQVGYECGFADQPHFTRVFARELGMTPGKWRMEKKTAQDQPQRHDPPSQPIGIRSIIQQAHGSTANRN; encoded by the coding sequence ATGAACGAGGTCTGCGTTGTAGACGCCGCAAAACCCAGTGCGGTTAGCGAAAAAACGGCACCTGCCTTCATCGATGCCGCTGGAATAGGTGCCGAACAGATCCTGAATATCGCACACCTCTGTATGCGTCTCCTGCAGAGTGGCCACGGTCAGGCTCGGTTGAGTTATTGGCAGGAACGCACCGCCAAGGAACTGATGATGGCGCACCTGGGTTCTGCCATTCAGATTTCGGCTATCGCCAAGGAATGTGCCTTGTCACGCAGTCATTTTTCTCGCGCCTTTAAAAACTCAACGGGGCACACCCCCAGTGCCTGGCTTCTGCTTGCACGCCTGACCCGCGCCAAAGAACTCCTGACGCAAACGGATTGGGCGATATCTCAAGTGGGGTATGAATGCGGGTTCGCCGACCAACCCCACTTCACTCGGGTATTTGCCAGAGAACTGGGTATGACTCCAGGAAAGTGGCGCATGGAGAAAAAAACGGCTCAAGACCAGCCTCAGCGTCACGACCCACCTTCGCAGCCAATCGGCATTCGATCGATTATCCAGCAGGCTCACGGCTCCACAGCAAACCGAAACTGA
- a CDS encoding GGDEF domain-containing response regulator, translated as MHEQALEILVVDDEEDNLEGMQELLEELDRTVRCVDSGAKALACMTSGAIGLVLMDVQMPGMDGFEVARRMRADPDTRFTPIIFISGMRQTDAVLTQGYTAGAVDFMTKPVHPAMLLHKARVLLEHEQYRRSLLQTSQQLERAMAFNASILDNTAEGILVVDSEGLIRFANPAIRGMLGCSDDELQGTELLGWIESPHEDNWATSVWLDHLQRGESLRLHDANLRGRDARRVPVALSCSPLPEGQQSMTILALDMSAVRELHHQLEVMTITDPLTGLLNRRGFIQALQAAISRNQRTGRMSALLFLDLDGFKQINDQFGHDRGDDALRWVSGQLQACLRPYDRLARIGGDEFTVIIEGVNGPEDAAAVAEKLVGQVSADQSRFQLGASIGIACLPASGSTVEDLMRAADTAMYDAKRRGKGQFRFAVEP; from the coding sequence GTGCACGAGCAGGCGTTGGAAATCCTCGTCGTCGATGACGAAGAAGACAATCTGGAAGGCATGCAGGAGTTGCTCGAAGAGCTCGACCGGACCGTTCGTTGCGTCGATTCCGGCGCTAAAGCGCTGGCTTGCATGACGTCCGGGGCGATAGGGCTGGTGTTGATGGATGTGCAGATGCCTGGCATGGACGGTTTTGAGGTTGCCCGTCGGATGCGGGCTGATCCCGACACCCGATTCACACCCATCATTTTTATTTCCGGCATGCGGCAGACCGACGCCGTGCTGACCCAGGGATACACCGCCGGCGCCGTGGATTTCATGACCAAACCCGTGCATCCCGCCATGCTGCTGCACAAGGCACGCGTGCTGCTGGAGCATGAGCAATATCGGCGCAGCCTGTTGCAGACCAGCCAGCAACTGGAGCGGGCAATGGCGTTCAACGCGTCGATTCTGGACAACACAGCTGAAGGCATTCTGGTGGTCGACAGCGAAGGCCTGATCCGTTTCGCCAATCCTGCCATCCGCGGCATGCTCGGCTGTTCCGACGACGAGCTGCAAGGCACTGAGTTGCTGGGGTGGATCGAATCGCCCCATGAGGACAACTGGGCGACGTCGGTGTGGCTGGACCACCTGCAACGGGGTGAGAGCCTTCGTTTGCATGACGCTAATTTGCGCGGCCGTGACGCCAGGCGTGTCCCGGTTGCCTTGTCGTGCTCGCCACTGCCGGAAGGTCAGCAGTCCATGACGATCCTGGCGCTGGACATGTCGGCGGTGCGCGAATTGCACCACCAACTGGAAGTCATGACCATTACCGATCCGCTTACCGGCTTGCTGAACCGCCGTGGTTTCATCCAGGCCTTGCAGGCGGCGATTTCCCGGAACCAACGGACAGGACGGATGAGCGCGCTGCTGTTTCTGGACCTCGACGGCTTCAAACAGATCAATGATCAGTTTGGTCATGATCGAGGAGACGACGCCTTGCGCTGGGTCAGTGGTCAGTTACAAGCCTGTTTGAGGCCTTATGACCGGCTGGCCAGGATCGGTGGTGACGAATTTACGGTCATCATCGAAGGCGTCAACGGTCCTGAGGACGCTGCTGCCGTGGCTGAAAAACTGGTTGGGCAAGTGTCCGCCGATCAATCTCGCTTTCAGCTGGGTGCGAGTATCGGCATTGCGTGCCTGCCGGCCAGCGGGAGCACAGTCGAAGACTTGATGCGAGCCGCCGATACGGCGATGTACGATGCCAAACGGCGAGGAAAAGGTCAGTTTCGGTTTGCTGTGGAGCCGTGA